Proteins found in one Takifugu flavidus isolate HTHZ2018 chromosome 7, ASM371156v2, whole genome shotgun sequence genomic segment:
- the serbp1a gene encoding SERPINE1 mRNA binding protein 1a isoform X2 yields MPVQMQEGFGCPITNRYDQLFDDESDPYERLKQAEVKKKEAPAPSAAKTAAQAAKQSKKESQKDRKTPLVDKKVEIQAPVPLKKDGAGMRRMVRKPEGEGPRPQGGEGRPPADRRPVERRPPRRFERPAGEGGEKPEGGEFSVEKPVGDRPMRGRGGGGGRGGRGGRGRGMGRSDGFDSRGKREFDRHSGSDRSLKGEEKRGGGGSHNWGTVKDELNELDQSNVTEENPEGEEHPPADSENKENEAEEVKDEGPKEMTLDEWKAMQDKERAKVEFNIRKVKEGEDWQKGFVLHKSKAEDKKVELIEPETEEAKLDDLHHFRKPANDITSQLDINFGDLGRPGRGRGGPRVGRPGRGRGAPSGEAPRPVRPARSDKSSASAPNVDDPEAFPALA; encoded by the exons ATGCCCGTACAAATGCAAGAAGGTTTTGGCTGTCCCATAACTAATCGGTACGACCAGTTATTTGACGACGAGTCGGATCCGTATGAGCGGCTGAAGCAAGCCGAAGTAAAGAAGAAGGaggctcctgctccttctgccgCCAAGACAGCAGCTCAGGCTGCTAAACAGTCGAAAAAAGAGTCCCAGAAGGACCGAAAGACCCCACTGGTCGACAAAAAGGTGGAGATTCAGGCACCGGTGCCACTGAAAAAAGATG GCGCCGGCATGAGGAGAATGGTCCGCAAACCGGAAGGCGAGGGACCCAGACCCCAGGGCGGAGAGGGGAGACCTCCCGCAGACAGAAGGCCCGTGGAAAGGCGGCCCCCACGCCGCTTTGAGAGGCCCGCTGGCGAAGGTGGTGAGAAACCTGAGGGAGGCGAGTTCTCAGTGGAAAA ACCTGTCGGCGATAGGCCAATGAGAGGCcgtggcggtggcggtggcagAGGAGGCCGTGGAGGCAGAGGCCGCGGGATGGGCCGAAGCGATGGTTTTGATTCTAGAGGCAAACGGGAATTCGATAGACACAGCGGCAGCGATCGATC TCTGAAAGGTGAGGAGaaacgtggaggaggaggatctcaCAACTGGGGCACCGTCAAGGATGAACTGAA CGAGCTTGACCAGTCAAACGTCACTGAGGAGAACCCTGAAGGAGAGGAGCATCCACCTGCTGACTCTGAGAACAA GGAAAACGAGGCTGAAGAAGTGAAGGATGAAGGACCTAAGGAGATGACTTTGGATGAATGGAAGGCGATGCAGGACAAGGAGCGCGCCAAGGTGGAGTTCAACATCCGCAAAGTCAAGGAGGGTGAAGACTGGCAGAAGGGATTTGTGCTGCACAAGTCCAAGGCAGAG GATAAGAAAGTTGAGCTGATTGAGCCCGAGACTGAAGAGGCCAAG TTGGACGATCTTCATCACTTCCGGAAGCCAGCCAACGACATCACGTCCCAACTGGACATCAACTTTGGAGACCTTGGCCGTCCAGGACGTGGACGCGGCGGCCCACGCGTTGGACGCCCGGGCCGTGGACGCGGCGCCCCGAGTGGTGAAGCTCCGAGGCCGGTCCGCCCAGCGAGGTCTGATAAG tCTTCTGCATCTGCACCCAATGTGGATGATCCAGAGGCCTTCCCAGCCCTGGCTTAA
- the serbp1a gene encoding SERPINE1 mRNA binding protein 1a isoform X1 produces the protein MPVQMQEGFGCPITNRYDQLFDDESDPYERLKQAEVKKKEAPAPSAAKTAAQAAKQSKKESQKDRKTPLVDKKVEIQAPVPLKKDGAGMRRMVRKPEGEGPRPQGGEGRPPADRRPVERRPPRRFERPAGEGGEKPEGGEFSVEKPVGDRPMRGRGGGGGRGGRGGRGRGMGRSDGFDSRGKREFDRHSGSDRSSLKGEEKRGGGGSHNWGTVKDELNELDQSNVTEENPEGEEHPPADSENKENEAEEVKDEGPKEMTLDEWKAMQDKERAKVEFNIRKVKEGEDWQKGFVLHKSKAEDKKVELIEPETEEAKLDDLHHFRKPANDITSQLDINFGDLGRPGRGRGGPRVGRPGRGRGAPSGEAPRPVRPARSDKSSASAPNVDDPEAFPALA, from the exons ATGCCCGTACAAATGCAAGAAGGTTTTGGCTGTCCCATAACTAATCGGTACGACCAGTTATTTGACGACGAGTCGGATCCGTATGAGCGGCTGAAGCAAGCCGAAGTAAAGAAGAAGGaggctcctgctccttctgccgCCAAGACAGCAGCTCAGGCTGCTAAACAGTCGAAAAAAGAGTCCCAGAAGGACCGAAAGACCCCACTGGTCGACAAAAAGGTGGAGATTCAGGCACCGGTGCCACTGAAAAAAGATG GCGCCGGCATGAGGAGAATGGTCCGCAAACCGGAAGGCGAGGGACCCAGACCCCAGGGCGGAGAGGGGAGACCTCCCGCAGACAGAAGGCCCGTGGAAAGGCGGCCCCCACGCCGCTTTGAGAGGCCCGCTGGCGAAGGTGGTGAGAAACCTGAGGGAGGCGAGTTCTCAGTGGAAAA ACCTGTCGGCGATAGGCCAATGAGAGGCcgtggcggtggcggtggcagAGGAGGCCGTGGAGGCAGAGGCCGCGGGATGGGCCGAAGCGATGGTTTTGATTCTAGAGGCAAACGGGAATTCGATAGACACAGCGGCAGCGATCGATC TAGTCTGAAAGGTGAGGAGaaacgtggaggaggaggatctcaCAACTGGGGCACCGTCAAGGATGAACTGAA CGAGCTTGACCAGTCAAACGTCACTGAGGAGAACCCTGAAGGAGAGGAGCATCCACCTGCTGACTCTGAGAACAA GGAAAACGAGGCTGAAGAAGTGAAGGATGAAGGACCTAAGGAGATGACTTTGGATGAATGGAAGGCGATGCAGGACAAGGAGCGCGCCAAGGTGGAGTTCAACATCCGCAAAGTCAAGGAGGGTGAAGACTGGCAGAAGGGATTTGTGCTGCACAAGTCCAAGGCAGAG GATAAGAAAGTTGAGCTGATTGAGCCCGAGACTGAAGAGGCCAAG TTGGACGATCTTCATCACTTCCGGAAGCCAGCCAACGACATCACGTCCCAACTGGACATCAACTTTGGAGACCTTGGCCGTCCAGGACGTGGACGCGGCGGCCCACGCGTTGGACGCCCGGGCCGTGGACGCGGCGCCCCGAGTGGTGAAGCTCCGAGGCCGGTCCGCCCAGCGAGGTCTGATAAG tCTTCTGCATCTGCACCCAATGTGGATGATCCAGAGGCCTTCCCAGCCCTGGCTTAA
- the hsd17b7 gene encoding 3-keto-steroid reductase, with amino-acid sequence MTKVILVTGASSGIGLALCERLLSHDPEGLQLCLACRDVQRARDARAALLASHPTAHVTLVQMDTSSVSSVIGAAQEVKRRYNRLDFLYLNAGIMPNPHFDVKAFFRGLFSSRIVTMFATGGGGILTQEDRVTADGLQEIFMTNLFGHFLLIRELEPVLCHAGLTSQLIWTSSSNAHPSAFSVDDIQHRRGTQPYSSSKYACDLLSLALNTHYNKQGLYSSVTCPGFVMTSLTYGILPFFPPFLWTLLMPLFWLIRILTNTFTLTPYNGAEALLWLFKQQPESLDPQAKYQSSTSGLGKNYTQPRKMDVDLHMSEVLFEKLLQLEIEVKKTLNNSSSDITVL; translated from the exons ATGACCAAGGTGATTTTGGTGACAGGAGCAAGCAG TGGCATCGGCCTGGCGctgtgtgagcgtctcctctcaCACGACCCCGAGGGTCTCCAGCTGTGTCTCGCCTGCAGGGACGTGCAGCGAGCCCGGGACGCTCGCGCGGCGCTCCTCGCCTCGCACCCCACGGCCCATGTGACCCTCGTGCAGATGGACACCAGCAGCGTCTCCTCCGTCATCGGGGCCGCACAGGAGGTCAAACGCAG GTACAACCGGCTGGACTTTCTCTACCTGAACGCAGGCATCATGCCAAACCCACATTTTGATGTGAAAGCCTTTTTCAGAGGTCTCTTCTCCAG CCGCATCGTCACTATGTTTGCCACCGGCGGCGGTGGCATCCTGACGCAGGAGGACCGGGTCACTGCCGACGGCCTGCAGGAAATATTCATGACCAACCTCTTTGGTCATTTTCTGCTT ATCAGGGAGCTGGAACCAGTCCTGTGCCACGCGGGCCTCACCTCCCAGTTGATCTGGACCTCCTCCAGTAATGCTCATCCGTCAGCATTTAGCGTGGATGACATCCAGCATCGGAGGGGAACTCAACCTTACAGCTCCTCTAAATATGCCTGTGACCTGCTCAGCCTGGCGCTCAACACCCACTACAACAAACAG GGGTTGTACTCATCTGTTACTTGTCCTGGTTTTGTGATGACCAGTCTGACCTATGGCATCCTCCCCTTCTTCCCACCCTTCCTCTGGACCCTGCTCATGCCGCTCTTTTGGCTC ATAAGAATTTTAACCAACACTTTCACGTTGACACCCTACAATGGAGCTGAAGCCTTG CTCTGGCTGTTTAAACAACAACCTGAATCATTAGACCCTCAAGCCAAGTACCAGAGCTCGACATCGGGTCTAGGCAAGAACTACACCCAACCAAGGAAG ATGGATGTTGATCTCCACATGTCAGAGGTTTTGTTTGAGAAACTGCTCCAACTCGAAATTGAAGTGAAGAAGACTCTGAACAATTCATCCTCAGACATCACAGTCCTGTGA
- the ddr2a gene encoding discoidin domain-containing receptor 2 isoform X1, giving the protein MKHLRHLHLLLLVLHLLAAARSQVNPGVCRYPLGMSGGQIQDEDISASSQWSESTAARYGRLDFEEGDGAWCPEITVEPDNLKEFLQIDLRSLHFITLVGTQGRHAGGIGNEFAQMYKIKYSRDGSRWISWRNRQGEQVIEGNRNTYDIVLKDLEPPIIARFVRFMPVTDHSMNVCMRVELYGCEWLDGLVSYNAPAGEQMNLPSFPVYVNDSVYDGAVTHSMTEGLGQLTDGVFGLDDFTSSHVYKAWPGYDYVGWSNESFPGGYVEIMFEFDRIRNFTTMKVHCSNMFSHHVKAFRQVLCHFRSESDWEPSPLLFSPAVDEENPSARFVTVSLANHMASAIKCQFYFGDTWMLFSEITFQSDTAMYNTTLAPPKAGLPPNTPPEEDPTHKVDDSNTRILIGCLVAIIFILVAIIVIMLWRQVWQKMLEKASRRMLDDELITSLSIQSETFVYNHNQSSAASEQESNSPYERIFPLGSDYQEPSRFISKLPEFAQTSEEAASTSAAASKSTTATVAQDGVPHYAEADVVNLQGVTGSNTYAIPALTMDLLSGKDVAVEEFPRKMLTFKEKLGEGQFGEVHLCEAEGMQKFMDKEFLFDVPEDQLVLVAVKMLRSDANKNARSDFLKEIKIMSRLKDPNIIRLLAVCICSDPLCMITEYMENGDLNQFLSRHEPEGQLALISNAPTVSFSNLCYMAAQIASGMKYLSSLNFVHRDLATRNCLVGKNFTIKIADFGMSRNLYSGDYYRIQGRAVLPIRWMSWESILLGKFTTASDVWAFGVTLWEILNFCKEQPYSQLTDEQVIENTGEFFRDQKRQIYLPQPGLCPDSLYKMMLSCWRRNTKERPSFQEIHRALLE; this is encoded by the exons gtgtgtgtcGCTATCCTCTGGGCATGTCCGGAGGACAGATACAGGACGAGGACATCTCTGCTTCCAGTCAGTGGTCTGAATCCACGGCTGCTCGATACGGCAG GTTGGACTTCGAGGAGGGCGATGGCGCGTGGTGTCCAGAGATAACAGTGGAGCCGGACAACCTGAAGGAGTTCCTCCAGATCGACCTGCGCTCCCTGCACTTCATCACCCTCGTGGGCACGCAGGGCCGACACGCCGGAGGAATCGGTAACGAGTTCGCCCAGATGTACAAGATCAAGTACAGCCGCGACGGGAGCCGCTGGATCTCGTGGAGGAACCGGCAGGGCGAGCAG GTGATCGAAGGGAACAGGAACACCTACGACATTGTGCTCAAGGACCTGGAGCCGCCCATCATCGCTCGCTTCGTGCGCTTCATGCCCGTCACGGATCACTCCATGAACGTCTGCATGAGGGTGGAGCTGTACGGCTGCGAATGGCTCG ATGGGCTGGTGTCCTACAACGCTCCAGCGGGGGAGCAGATGAACTtgccttcatttcctgtttatgtcAACGACTCGGTCTACGATGGGGCTGTCACCCACAG CATGACCGAGGGTTTGGGTCAGCTAACCGATGGAGTCTTTGGTCTGGATGATTTTACAAGCAGCCACGTCTACAAGGCCTGGCCGGGCTATGACTATGTGGGCTGGAGCAACGAGAGCTTCCCTGGCGGTTATGTGGAAATCATGTTTGAGTTCGACCGCATTCGAAACTTCACCACCATGAAA GTTCACTGCAGCAACATGTTCTCCCACCACGTCAAGGCCTTCCGCCAGGTGTTGTGTCACTTCCGCTCCGAATCGGACTGGGAACCCTCACCCCTGCTCTTCAGTCCCGCGGTGGACGAGGAGAACCCCAGCGCCCGTTTTGTCACTGTCAGCTTAGCCAATCACATGGCCAGTGCCATCAAGTGCCAGTTCTACTTTGGTGACACCTGGATGCTGTTCAGTGAGATCACCTTTCAGTCAG ATACAGCCATGTACAACACAACACTGGCTCCACCCAAGGCAGGACTTCCACCCAACACACCACCAG AAGAGGACCCCACCCACAAGGTGGATGACAGTAACACCCGCATTCTGATTGGTTGCTTGGTggccatcatcttcatcctggtGGCTATTATTGTCATCATGCTGTGGAGACAGGTGTGGCAGAAGATGCTGGAGAAG GCCTCTCGCAGGATGCTGGATGATGAGCTAATCACTAGTCTGTCAATACAGAGCGAGACGTTCGTCTACAATCACAACCAGTCGAGTGCTGCCAGTGAGCAGGAGTCCAACTCCCCCTACGAACGCATCTTCCCCCTGGGTTCTGACTACCAGGAGCCGTCGCGCTTCATCAGCAAGCTGCCAGAGTTTGCCCAGACTTCAGAAGAGGCCG CTTCTACCAGCGCTGCTGCCTCTAAATCCACCACCGCTACTGTAGCCCAAGATGGAGTCCCTCACTATGCAGAGGCTGACGTCGTCAACCTGCAGGGAGTGACCGGGAGCAACACGTATGCCATCCCCGCGTTGACCATGGACCTGTTGTCAGGGAAGGACGTTGCTGTGGAGGAGTTTCCACGCAAGATGCTGACATTCAAAGAGAAGCTGGGGGAAGGCCAGTTTGGAGAG GTCCACCTGTGTGAAGCAGAGGGAATGCAAAAGTTCATGGATAAAGAGTTTTTATTCGACGTCCCTGAAGACCAGCTGGTCTTAGTGGCTGTGAAGATGCTCCGGTCGGACGCCAACAAAAATGCAAG GAGCGATTTCCTGAAAGAGATAAAGATCATGTCGCGTTTGAAGGACCCCAACATCATTCGGCTGCTGGCTGTGTGCATCTGCAGCGACCCTCTCTGTATGATCACGGAGTACATGGAGAACGGAGACCTCAACCAGTTCCTGTCTCGCCACGAGCCAGAGGGACAACTTGCTCTGATAAGCAACGCACCTACCGTGAG CTTCAGTAATCTGTGCTACATGGCGGCTCAGATAGCCTCAGGGATGAAGTACCTCTCCTCCTTGAACTTCGTCCATCGAGACCTGGCAACACGTAATTGTCTGGTGGGCAAAAACTTCACTATAAAAATCGCTGACTTCGGCATGAGCAGAAATCTGTACAGCGGAGACTACTATCGAATCCAGGGGAGGGCGGTACTGCCCATACGCTGGATGTCATGGGAGAGCATCTTGCTG GGCAAGTTTACCACAGCCAGCGACGTGTGGGCTTTTGGGGTGACCCTGTGGGAGATACTGAACTTCTGCAAGGAGCAGCCATACTCTCAGCTCACGGACGAGCAGGTGATAGAAAACACCGGCGAGTTCTTCAGGGACCAGAAACGTCAG ATCTACCTTCCCCAGCCGGGGCTGTGTCCAGACTCTCTCTACAAGATGatgctgagctgctggaggaggaacacaAAGGAACGTCCCTCCTTCCAGGAAATACACAGAGCCCTTTTGGAATAG
- the ddr2a gene encoding discoidin domain-containing receptor 2 isoform X2 has product MKHLRHLHLLLLVLHLLAAARSQVNPGVCRYPLGMSGGQIQDEDISASSQWSESTAARYGRLDFEEGDGAWCPEITVEPDNLKEFLQIDLRSLHFITLVGTQGRHAGGIGNEFAQMYKIKYSRDGSRWISWRNRQGEQVIEGNRNTYDIVLKDLEPPIIARFVRFMPVTDHSMNVCMRVELYGCEWLDGLVSYNAPAGEQMNLPSFPVYVNDSVYDGAVTHSMTEGLGQLTDGVFGLDDFTSSHVYKAWPGYDYVGWSNESFPGGYVEIMFEFDRIRNFTTMKVHCSNMFSHHVKAFRQVLCHFRSESDWEPSPLLFSPAVDEENPSARFVTVSLANHMASAIKCQFYFGDTWMLFSEITFQSDTAMYNTTLAPPKAGLPPNTPPEDPTHKVDDSNTRILIGCLVAIIFILVAIIVIMLWRQVWQKMLEKASRRMLDDELITSLSIQSETFVYNHNQSSAASEQESNSPYERIFPLGSDYQEPSRFISKLPEFAQTSEEAASTSAAASKSTTATVAQDGVPHYAEADVVNLQGVTGSNTYAIPALTMDLLSGKDVAVEEFPRKMLTFKEKLGEGQFGEVHLCEAEGMQKFMDKEFLFDVPEDQLVLVAVKMLRSDANKNARSDFLKEIKIMSRLKDPNIIRLLAVCICSDPLCMITEYMENGDLNQFLSRHEPEGQLALISNAPTVSFSNLCYMAAQIASGMKYLSSLNFVHRDLATRNCLVGKNFTIKIADFGMSRNLYSGDYYRIQGRAVLPIRWMSWESILLGKFTTASDVWAFGVTLWEILNFCKEQPYSQLTDEQVIENTGEFFRDQKRQIYLPQPGLCPDSLYKMMLSCWRRNTKERPSFQEIHRALLE; this is encoded by the exons gtgtgtgtcGCTATCCTCTGGGCATGTCCGGAGGACAGATACAGGACGAGGACATCTCTGCTTCCAGTCAGTGGTCTGAATCCACGGCTGCTCGATACGGCAG GTTGGACTTCGAGGAGGGCGATGGCGCGTGGTGTCCAGAGATAACAGTGGAGCCGGACAACCTGAAGGAGTTCCTCCAGATCGACCTGCGCTCCCTGCACTTCATCACCCTCGTGGGCACGCAGGGCCGACACGCCGGAGGAATCGGTAACGAGTTCGCCCAGATGTACAAGATCAAGTACAGCCGCGACGGGAGCCGCTGGATCTCGTGGAGGAACCGGCAGGGCGAGCAG GTGATCGAAGGGAACAGGAACACCTACGACATTGTGCTCAAGGACCTGGAGCCGCCCATCATCGCTCGCTTCGTGCGCTTCATGCCCGTCACGGATCACTCCATGAACGTCTGCATGAGGGTGGAGCTGTACGGCTGCGAATGGCTCG ATGGGCTGGTGTCCTACAACGCTCCAGCGGGGGAGCAGATGAACTtgccttcatttcctgtttatgtcAACGACTCGGTCTACGATGGGGCTGTCACCCACAG CATGACCGAGGGTTTGGGTCAGCTAACCGATGGAGTCTTTGGTCTGGATGATTTTACAAGCAGCCACGTCTACAAGGCCTGGCCGGGCTATGACTATGTGGGCTGGAGCAACGAGAGCTTCCCTGGCGGTTATGTGGAAATCATGTTTGAGTTCGACCGCATTCGAAACTTCACCACCATGAAA GTTCACTGCAGCAACATGTTCTCCCACCACGTCAAGGCCTTCCGCCAGGTGTTGTGTCACTTCCGCTCCGAATCGGACTGGGAACCCTCACCCCTGCTCTTCAGTCCCGCGGTGGACGAGGAGAACCCCAGCGCCCGTTTTGTCACTGTCAGCTTAGCCAATCACATGGCCAGTGCCATCAAGTGCCAGTTCTACTTTGGTGACACCTGGATGCTGTTCAGTGAGATCACCTTTCAGTCAG ATACAGCCATGTACAACACAACACTGGCTCCACCCAAGGCAGGACTTCCACCCAACACACCACCAG AGGACCCCACCCACAAGGTGGATGACAGTAACACCCGCATTCTGATTGGTTGCTTGGTggccatcatcttcatcctggtGGCTATTATTGTCATCATGCTGTGGAGACAGGTGTGGCAGAAGATGCTGGAGAAG GCCTCTCGCAGGATGCTGGATGATGAGCTAATCACTAGTCTGTCAATACAGAGCGAGACGTTCGTCTACAATCACAACCAGTCGAGTGCTGCCAGTGAGCAGGAGTCCAACTCCCCCTACGAACGCATCTTCCCCCTGGGTTCTGACTACCAGGAGCCGTCGCGCTTCATCAGCAAGCTGCCAGAGTTTGCCCAGACTTCAGAAGAGGCCG CTTCTACCAGCGCTGCTGCCTCTAAATCCACCACCGCTACTGTAGCCCAAGATGGAGTCCCTCACTATGCAGAGGCTGACGTCGTCAACCTGCAGGGAGTGACCGGGAGCAACACGTATGCCATCCCCGCGTTGACCATGGACCTGTTGTCAGGGAAGGACGTTGCTGTGGAGGAGTTTCCACGCAAGATGCTGACATTCAAAGAGAAGCTGGGGGAAGGCCAGTTTGGAGAG GTCCACCTGTGTGAAGCAGAGGGAATGCAAAAGTTCATGGATAAAGAGTTTTTATTCGACGTCCCTGAAGACCAGCTGGTCTTAGTGGCTGTGAAGATGCTCCGGTCGGACGCCAACAAAAATGCAAG GAGCGATTTCCTGAAAGAGATAAAGATCATGTCGCGTTTGAAGGACCCCAACATCATTCGGCTGCTGGCTGTGTGCATCTGCAGCGACCCTCTCTGTATGATCACGGAGTACATGGAGAACGGAGACCTCAACCAGTTCCTGTCTCGCCACGAGCCAGAGGGACAACTTGCTCTGATAAGCAACGCACCTACCGTGAG CTTCAGTAATCTGTGCTACATGGCGGCTCAGATAGCCTCAGGGATGAAGTACCTCTCCTCCTTGAACTTCGTCCATCGAGACCTGGCAACACGTAATTGTCTGGTGGGCAAAAACTTCACTATAAAAATCGCTGACTTCGGCATGAGCAGAAATCTGTACAGCGGAGACTACTATCGAATCCAGGGGAGGGCGGTACTGCCCATACGCTGGATGTCATGGGAGAGCATCTTGCTG GGCAAGTTTACCACAGCCAGCGACGTGTGGGCTTTTGGGGTGACCCTGTGGGAGATACTGAACTTCTGCAAGGAGCAGCCATACTCTCAGCTCACGGACGAGCAGGTGATAGAAAACACCGGCGAGTTCTTCAGGGACCAGAAACGTCAG ATCTACCTTCCCCAGCCGGGGCTGTGTCCAGACTCTCTCTACAAGATGatgctgagctgctggaggaggaacacaAAGGAACGTCCCTCCTTCCAGGAAATACACAGAGCCCTTTTGGAATAG